The Alkalihalobacillus sp. TS-13 genomic interval TATAATCTTCTTTGAAATTTGTTCCGAATGATGATTGCGATCGAATTCATTACAAATAGGAGCATCAACAATACGACAATTGCTCCTGCAGCCAGGTTCGCGTATTCGTCAACAAGAGCAGAATCGATCGTCCAATAGTAAATCTGCAGTGGCATAACAGTGAATTTATCAAAAATACTATCCGGAAAAGGAATAAGCAGGGCTGGGATCCCTAACACAACAAGTGGAGCTGTCTCTCCTATGGCTCGTGACAAGGATAAGATTATCCCTGTTAAAATTCCCGGAAGTGATGCTGGTAAAACAACATTTTTTACTGTTTGCCATTTAGTAGCGCCCATTCCATAGGAGGCTTCCCTTAAATATTGCGGGACAGCACGAATCGATTCCTGACTTGCCACCACGACGATTGGTAGAACTAAAAGTGACATCGTCAGCCCTCCTGCTAGGACCACACTTCCTAAATCAAAACCTTTTACAAATACAGTAAGGCCCAATAAACCGAACACTATCGAAGGGACTCCAGCCAAATTCGCAATATTGGTTTGTATGAGTGATTGAATACGTCCTTTTTTGGCGTATTCTTCTAAATAAATT includes:
- the pstA gene encoding phosphate ABC transporter permease PstA; amino-acid sequence: MKYVDTKQVQNRMNFRLATNKLFKSLFFLSTMFGLVVLVVLIYRVFSQGIQAIDLQFLTGKLSTFAENAGVMGPLLGSFWLMLVVAPLTMFLGVGTAIYLEEYAKKGRIQSLIQTNIANLAGVPSIVFGLLGLTVFVKGFDLGSVVLAGGLTMSLLVLPIVVVASQESIRAVPQYLREASYGMGATKWQTVKNVVLPASLPGILTGIILSLSRAIGETAPLVVLGIPALLIPFPDSIFDKFTVMPLQIYYWTIDSALVDEYANLAAGAIVVLLMLLFVMNSIAIIIRNKFQRRL